A region from the Paludicola sp. MB14-C6 genome encodes:
- the trpB gene encoding tryptophan synthase subunit beta: MMTTNKNLPDNNGFFGDFGGRFLPDELSKIMAELKNEFEEAKNSDDFREEFKTYLKDYVGRPSLFYYAEKLTKELGGAKVYLKREDLNHTGSHKINNVIGQALLAKRLGKKRIIAETGAGQHGVATATACALFDMECIVYMGEEDVRRQALNVFRMELLGAKVVAVKDGTRTLKDAVDAALTDLMGSYKDTFYMLGSAVGPDPYPQMVKYFQSVIGEEIKEQCMQAEGRLPDYLVACVGGGSNAIGMFAPFYEDKDVKLVGVEPAGRGLDTPDHAASITKGTKGIIHGFKCFVLQDDKGEPLPVYSIAAGLDYPGVGPEHCFYAESGRAEYGSVTDKQAVDAFLYLSKTEGIIPAIESSHAVSYGCQLARNLPKDKIVVINLSGRGDKDVHEIAHVLKEYM; this comes from the coding sequence ATGATGACAACAAACAAGAATTTACCAGACAACAACGGATTTTTTGGAGATTTCGGGGGACGATTTTTGCCGGATGAATTAAGCAAAATTATGGCAGAGTTAAAAAATGAATTTGAGGAAGCTAAAAACAGTGATGATTTTAGAGAAGAATTCAAAACCTATTTAAAAGATTACGTAGGCCGTCCAAGTTTATTTTATTATGCAGAAAAATTAACCAAAGAGCTTGGTGGTGCAAAGGTTTATTTAAAACGAGAAGATTTAAATCATACAGGCTCTCACAAAATAAATAACGTAATCGGTCAGGCACTTTTAGCAAAAAGATTAGGCAAGAAACGTATTATTGCTGAAACAGGTGCAGGACAACATGGCGTAGCTACTGCAACTGCTTGTGCTCTATTTGATATGGAATGTATCGTTTATATGGGCGAAGAGGATGTTCGTCGTCAAGCTTTAAATGTATTTCGTATGGAACTGTTAGGTGCAAAAGTCGTGGCAGTTAAAGACGGTACCAGGACATTGAAAGATGCAGTAGATGCAGCATTAACGGATTTAATGGGAAGCTATAAAGATACCTTCTATATGTTAGGCTCAGCTGTTGGACCTGATCCATACCCACAGATGGTAAAATATTTTCAATCTGTAATTGGTGAAGAAATCAAAGAGCAATGTATGCAAGCAGAGGGAAGACTTCCTGATTACTTGGTTGCTTGTGTTGGCGGAGGAAGTAATGCAATTGGAATGTTTGCTCCGTTCTATGAAGATAAAGACGTTAAACTTGTTGGGGTTGAACCCGCAGGCAGAGGTTTGGATACACCAGATCATGCAGCATCCATTACAAAGGGAACAAAAGGAATTATACATGGATTTAAGTGCTTTGTACTACAAGATGACAAAGGAGAACCGCTACCGGTTTATTCTATTGCAGCAGGTCTTGATTACCCGGGTGTAGGACCTGAGCATTGTTTTTATGCGGAAAGCGGAAGAGCAGAATATGGATCTGTTACAGATAAGCAAGCAGTTGATGCGTTTTTATACTTATCAAAAACAGAGGGAATTATACCAGCAATTGAAAGCTCTCATGCTGTTTCTTATGGTTGTCAGCTTGCAAGAAATCTTCCGAAAGATAAAATTGTGGTTATCAATCTATCTGGACGTGGAGACAAGGATGTGCATGAAATTGCACACGTATTAAAAGAGTATATGTAA
- the asnB gene encoding asparagine synthase (glutamine-hydrolyzing) gives MCGFVGFSGKCDNKQEVISKMLDKIVHRGPDSQESYVDDDIAFGFARLSIIDLEHGTQPLFNEDKSLVLIFNGEIYNYQDLRKDLIEKGHIFETQSDSEVLVHGYEEYKTELPNKLRGMFAFTLWDKKENKLFGCRDFFGIKPYYYAKMNDTFFFGSEIKSFLPHPNFKKELNEEKLPDYLTFSCVPGYDTFFKNVYKLAPGHYYEYQNGEMKITRYFTPEFDMDETKPEEYFVDEISKTFKESVAAHKISDVEVGCFLSSGVDSSYVACELSKLQDVKTYTIGFDDARYSEAPDAKMLADELHVENFEKRVSSEEYFANVGNVQYHLDEPLANPSANLLYFVSQRAAEDLKVVLSGEGADEMFGGYNVYKEPLAIAKYQHKVPKFLRKMAAGIVKPMPEFKGRQFIIRGSQPIEERYIGNSNLFKQGERDQYLKNHYDSKAPQFYTKPFYDKVKNLDDITKMQYMDIHVWMVQEILLKADKMSMAHSLELRVPFLDKEIFNVARTIPVKYKVSEANTKLAMRKAANREINPISANRKKMAFPLPLVEWLREDRYYNIVKKYFNNDTAKKYFNTDKVIELLEIHKAGKHNHARKIWAIFTFLIWHEQFFEGVRD, from the coding sequence ATGTGTGGATTTGTTGGTTTTAGTGGCAAATGTGATAATAAGCAAGAAGTAATAAGCAAGATGTTAGATAAAATAGTTCATCGTGGACCTGATTCACAAGAGAGCTATGTTGATGATGATATTGCATTTGGTTTTGCAAGATTGAGTATTATTGACTTAGAGCATGGTACACAACCGCTATTTAACGAAGATAAAAGCTTAGTTTTAATATTTAATGGTGAGATATATAATTATCAAGATTTAAGAAAAGATTTGATTGAAAAAGGACACATTTTTGAAACGCAATCCGATTCAGAAGTATTGGTTCATGGATACGAAGAATATAAAACCGAATTGCCAAACAAGCTTCGTGGTATGTTCGCTTTCACACTTTGGGATAAAAAAGAAAATAAATTATTCGGCTGTCGTGATTTTTTTGGAATCAAACCCTATTATTATGCAAAAATGAACGATACCTTTTTCTTTGGATCAGAAATAAAAAGCTTTTTACCTCATCCAAACTTTAAAAAAGAGTTAAATGAAGAAAAATTACCGGATTATTTAACCTTTTCTTGCGTACCGGGATATGATACTTTCTTTAAAAACGTATATAAACTGGCTCCGGGCCATTATTATGAGTATCAAAATGGAGAAATGAAAATCACCAGATACTTTACTCCTGAATTTGATATGGACGAAACAAAACCGGAAGAGTATTTTGTGGATGAAATTTCAAAAACATTTAAGGAATCTGTTGCAGCACATAAAATCAGTGATGTTGAGGTTGGATGTTTCTTATCAAGCGGTGTAGATTCCAGCTATGTTGCTTGTGAATTATCTAAACTGCAAGATGTGAAAACATATACAATTGGATTTGATGACGCTCGTTATAGCGAAGCTCCGGATGCGAAAATGTTAGCTGATGAGCTTCATGTCGAGAATTTTGAAAAGCGTGTATCTTCTGAAGAATATTTTGCAAACGTTGGAAATGTACAATATCACTTAGATGAACCTTTGGCAAATCCAAGTGCAAATTTATTGTATTTTGTTTCTCAACGTGCCGCTGAAGACTTAAAGGTTGTTCTTTCAGGTGAAGGCGCAGACGAGATGTTTGGTGGATACAATGTATATAAAGAACCATTAGCAATTGCAAAATATCAACATAAGGTACCAAAATTTCTTCGTAAAATGGCAGCAGGAATTGTAAAACCGATGCCTGAATTTAAAGGTAGACAATTTATCATTCGTGGCAGCCAACCAATCGAAGAGCGTTATATTGGAAACAGCAACTTATTCAAACAAGGCGAACGGGATCAATATTTAAAAAATCATTACGATTCTAAAGCTCCTCAGTTCTATACAAAACCTTTTTATGATAAAGTAAAAAACTTAGATGACATTACAAAAATGCAATATATGGATATCCATGTATGGATGGTGCAAGAAATTTTATTAAAAGCTGATAAAATGAGTATGGCACATTCTTTGGAGCTTCGTGTTCCTTTCTTGGATAAAGAGATTTTTAATGTGGCGCGTACGATTCCTGTTAAATATAAAGTGAGTGAGGCAAACACCAAGCTTGCAATGAGAAAAGCAGCTAATCGTGAAATTAATCCGATTAGTGCGAACCGTAAAAAGATGGCCTTCCCACTTCCACTTGTGGAATGGTTGAGAGAAGATCGCTATTATAATATAGTAAAAAAATATTTTAATAATGATACTGCAAAAAAATATTTCAATACCGATAAAGTAATCGAATTGTTAGAAATCCATAAAGCAGGTAAGCATAATCATGCTCGCAAAATATGGGCAATTTTTACGTTCCTAATTTGGCATGAACAATTTTTTGAAGGTGTTAGAGATTAA
- a CDS encoding transglutaminase domain-containing protein encodes MRTRMRKKSMLLIVVMIIACLFMTSCSYIKLQLPEEKKPILEKYTWANEANSTYYFNQLDEKLKKPYKDIVNACLSLTEKVDIDRVSGDELSKVMVAIMRDYPGILWLGNSYTFMKNIVGKTSVKLQFTMTKDQIDTALTKLNQSTTALLQDISPKLPDDEKVLLAHDKLVETITYDLQAANQRNVYGGIVEKKATCEGYAKALQFLLLKMGIESTVVYGEANEPHAWNLVRLGKDYYWVDATFDDRDLQNGGKYLSREYMLITDQQLFRTHTISKDGTNWEIPKCDKQEYNYFVKNGTLVKDTNVKAVQKLVRAQAQKAIRERTPAFQIQFETNKIAEVLVESSVQNGLLDNTIFIEASKYKGVTYTGRTYEAKTNVITFLLEYKK; translated from the coding sequence ATGCGAACTAGAATGAGAAAAAAAAGTATGTTATTAATCGTTGTAATGATAATAGCATGTCTTTTCATGACATCCTGTTCGTACATTAAGCTACAATTACCTGAAGAGAAAAAGCCGATATTAGAAAAATACACATGGGCAAATGAAGCAAATTCAACTTATTATTTTAATCAATTGGATGAAAAATTGAAAAAACCCTATAAGGATATTGTAAATGCTTGCTTAAGCTTAACCGAAAAAGTGGATATTGATCGTGTTTCTGGTGATGAATTATCAAAAGTTATGGTTGCGATTATGCGAGATTATCCGGGAATATTATGGTTGGGTAATTCTTATACTTTTATGAAAAATATTGTGGGTAAGACTTCTGTTAAACTGCAATTTACAATGACCAAAGACCAAATTGATACAGCGTTAACGAAATTGAATCAAAGCACTACTGCATTACTTCAAGATATAAGTCCAAAACTACCAGATGATGAGAAAGTACTTTTAGCGCATGATAAATTAGTTGAAACAATAACCTATGATTTGCAAGCTGCTAATCAACGAAATGTATATGGTGGTATTGTAGAGAAAAAGGCAACTTGCGAAGGCTATGCAAAAGCACTCCAGTTTTTACTTTTGAAAATGGGAATAGAATCTACTGTAGTATATGGAGAAGCAAATGAACCTCATGCCTGGAATTTGGTGCGGCTGGGGAAGGATTATTATTGGGTAGATGCAACTTTTGATGATCGCGACTTGCAAAATGGTGGGAAATATTTATCAAGAGAGTATATGTTAATAACCGATCAGCAGCTTTTTAGAACGCATACCATATCAAAAGACGGTACCAATTGGGAAATACCGAAATGTGACAAACAAGAGTATAATTATTTTGTAAAAAACGGTACGCTTGTAAAAGATACGAATGTAAAAGCGGTTCAAAAGCTTGTAAGGGCACAAGCACAAAAAGCAATACGAGAAAGAACTCCTGCGTTTCAAATTCAGTTTGAGACAAACAAAATTGCAGAGGTTTTAGTGGAATCTTCTGTACAAAATGGGCTATTGGATAATACTATTTTTATAGAAGCATCCAAATATAAAGGAGTAACTTATACAGGGCGAACATATGAGGCAAAAACAAATGTGATTACGTTTCTGTTGGAATATAAAAAATGA
- a CDS encoding diphosphate--fructose-6-phosphate 1-phosphotransferase, whose protein sequence is MKNILIGLSGGPSVAINSSLAGIMKAATKSQQIDKIYGAVNGIEGVLNDTIIDLGTYTDDYHLSLLQQTPAMALGSCRHKLKEESYPIIQKILEKYEVGYFFYIGGNDSMDTVLKLNQYFKENQIAIQVIGVPKTIDNDLPVTDHTPGFGSAAKYLYHTISEIIRDSQIYPVKNVVIVEIMGRNSGWLTLASALPRFLGGKAPHIIAIPETSFYEDQFIEKIKEVQQTEKTVICVVSEGIKTSDGEYVGMSTKSGVVDSFGHTYLSGVGKYLEGLVMRKVGCKVRSIELNVMQRCSSHLASKSDIDEATLIGEKAVEAAENGESGITMVFQRTSNQPYQIEIAATDVANIANKAKDVPIEWFDLENEKVQKEIVAYMLPLIQGDINPIKDETGLPIYINLR, encoded by the coding sequence TTGAAGAATATATTAATTGGGCTTTCGGGTGGACCAAGTGTAGCGATTAACTCGTCGCTTGCCGGAATTATGAAAGCTGCAACCAAATCACAACAAATTGATAAAATATATGGTGCTGTAAATGGTATTGAAGGTGTATTAAATGACACAATTATAGATTTAGGAACTTATACAGATGATTATCATTTATCCCTTTTACAACAAACTCCTGCAATGGCCCTTGGCAGCTGCAGACATAAATTAAAAGAAGAAAGCTATCCGATTATACAAAAAATTCTTGAAAAATACGAAGTAGGCTATTTCTTTTACATTGGTGGAAATGATTCAATGGATACTGTGTTGAAACTAAATCAGTATTTTAAAGAAAATCAGATTGCAATACAAGTAATTGGTGTTCCAAAAACAATTGACAATGATTTACCGGTTACAGACCATACTCCGGGTTTTGGAAGTGCCGCAAAATATCTTTATCATACCATTAGTGAAATCATTCGAGACAGCCAAATCTATCCTGTGAAAAATGTAGTGATTGTAGAAATCATGGGAAGAAATAGCGGCTGGCTTACATTAGCTTCTGCGTTACCACGTTTCCTTGGGGGGAAAGCACCTCATATTATTGCAATTCCGGAAACCAGTTTTTATGAAGATCAATTTATTGAAAAAATAAAAGAGGTACAGCAAACCGAAAAAACAGTAATTTGTGTAGTAAGTGAAGGAATCAAGACTTCGGATGGCGAATATGTTGGGATGTCAACAAAAAGTGGTGTAGTGGATTCTTTTGGACATACTTATTTAAGCGGAGTTGGAAAATATCTCGAAGGCTTGGTAATGCGTAAGGTTGGCTGTAAGGTTCGTTCGATTGAATTGAATGTTATGCAGCGCTGTTCTTCTCATTTAGCGTCAAAATCAGATATTGATGAAGCTACGTTAATTGGAGAAAAAGCTGTAGAAGCGGCTGAAAACGGAGAAAGTGGAATTACAATGGTGTTCCAACGAACTTCCAATCAACCGTATCAAATAGAAATTGCTGCAACTGATGTTGCCAATATTGCAAATAAAGCAAAAGATGTGCCAATTGAATGGTTTGATTTAGAAAATGAAAAGGTGCAAAAAGAAATTGTAGCGTATATGTTACCTCTTATTCAAGGAGATATCAATCCAATTAAAGATGAAACAGGGCTACCGATTTATATCAATTTAAGATAA
- a CDS encoding GNAT family N-acetyltransferase, with amino-acid sequence MTVQELTIKNCEDIRQIDGTQYIDKAWREVDGKRQLISIQWQENDLPNGMDWHIKRTKETLAQGGFAFGCYEGNLLVGYGTVSANFFGRTAKYLLLDQLFLSHGFRGKGIGKALFLLCAKKAKEQGADKLYICAGSAEETIAFYHKIGCVEAQEINKELYEADPRDMQMEYRLD; translated from the coding sequence ATGACAGTTCAAGAATTGACGATAAAAAATTGTGAAGACATTCGACAGATTGACGGAACACAATATATTGATAAAGCATGGAGAGAGGTAGATGGAAAACGTCAGCTAATCTCCATTCAGTGGCAAGAAAATGACTTACCAAACGGAATGGATTGGCATATTAAACGCACGAAAGAGACTCTTGCTCAAGGTGGTTTTGCGTTTGGTTGCTATGAAGGCAATCTTTTAGTTGGATATGGAACTGTTTCTGCTAATTTCTTTGGAAGAACGGCAAAGTATCTTCTTTTAGACCAATTGTTTCTCTCACACGGTTTCCGTGGCAAGGGTATTGGAAAAGCATTGTTTTTGTTATGTGCGAAAAAAGCCAAAGAACAAGGTGCAGATAAACTTTATATTTGTGCTGGATCAGCAGAAGAAACAATTGCATTTTATCATAAAATCGGTTGTGTGGAAGCACAAGAAATTAACAAGGAACTTTATGAAGCCGATCCAAGAGATATGCAAATGGAGTATAGGCTAGATTAA
- a CDS encoding family 20 glycosylhydrolase, which produces MNTQIIPQLKQIEVKKDPFELKHFYLEEAILKALPIANEIFDSNAKGKATYPITWVKKELTEEAYEIDAKKEKITIYAKTIRALMYALFTLSELSLANDDKLKEFIVQDEPSLHFRGLSDDISRGQISTTDDFFNIIKKLARYKYNTYMPYMEDTFRFDSIPAWGRYSEPVSKQEWKGIIAFAKEWQMDMRPIVNLLGHFDKLSNIEELQPLALKYEDGTVSHVMDPKNPKVREAILMMLDEIIEVFGEGVIHAGGDEPVDLTKVYGHDEGGRLFIEHYTFIANELKKRNCTLMMYADFFAPPWGDYAVPVDRAKELPEGTEFVFWDYAYRPEYPFVSALHNQNLKMYISPGSWTWKRFSCDVKTCYNNTKGLLAADNGRSLGMIMSCWADGGDTLRELAWPGIVIGGNFCWSPASTYTYEDIFNLYHASFFGFTEEQAQLLEPVYHHDSLIAREHEHEFKNEMFNNPFNPIAFKDKEHIAVIQNAMAKAKLDLASLHPIRNMDAFNALHLTVARASFTANKIANLPHKKVKTIEEGIPYSKAALDLAAELLQVKELHRKLWFANNRNSEWELCAARYDDLYDQLNMFARNVRLRKMFNMHI; this is translated from the coding sequence TTGAATACACAAATTATTCCACAACTGAAGCAAATTGAAGTAAAAAAGGATCCTTTTGAGCTGAAACATTTTTATTTGGAAGAAGCCATATTGAAAGCGTTACCAATTGCGAACGAAATTTTCGATTCCAATGCAAAAGGCAAAGCTACCTATCCCATTACATGGGTAAAGAAAGAATTAACTGAAGAAGCTTATGAAATTGATGCAAAAAAAGAGAAAATTACAATTTATGCAAAAACAATACGTGCGTTAATGTATGCATTATTTACGTTATCCGAGTTGTCTTTGGCAAACGACGATAAATTAAAAGAATTTATCGTACAAGATGAGCCATCTTTACATTTTAGAGGATTATCCGATGATATTTCCAGAGGTCAAATTTCTACAACGGATGATTTCTTTAATATTATTAAAAAGCTGGCACGTTATAAATATAATACGTATATGCCCTATATGGAAGATACGTTCCGTTTTGACAGCATCCCTGCTTGGGGACGTTATTCCGAACCTGTGAGCAAACAAGAATGGAAAGGGATTATTGCATTTGCAAAAGAGTGGCAGATGGATATGAGACCTATTGTGAATTTATTAGGTCACTTTGACAAGCTATCCAATATTGAAGAGCTGCAACCGCTTGCATTAAAATATGAAGATGGTACTGTAAGCCATGTAATGGATCCGAAGAATCCAAAAGTACGTGAAGCAATCTTAATGATGTTAGACGAAATTATCGAAGTTTTTGGTGAAGGTGTCATCCATGCAGGTGGAGATGAACCGGTTGATTTAACAAAGGTTTATGGACACGATGAGGGTGGACGATTATTTATTGAACATTATACCTTTATTGCAAATGAACTCAAAAAGCGCAATTGCACCCTTATGATGTACGCCGATTTCTTTGCACCACCTTGGGGTGATTATGCAGTACCGGTTGATAGAGCAAAAGAGCTTCCGGAAGGAACGGAGTTTGTATTTTGGGATTACGCTTATCGTCCGGAATATCCATTTGTAAGTGCATTGCACAATCAAAACTTAAAAATGTATATTTCTCCTGGCAGCTGGACATGGAAACGTTTTTCTTGCGATGTGAAAACTTGCTATAACAACACAAAAGGATTACTTGCGGCAGACAATGGTAGAAGCCTTGGTATGATTATGTCATGTTGGGCTGATGGCGGAGATACATTAAGAGAACTTGCATGGCCGGGCATTGTAATTGGTGGAAATTTCTGCTGGTCACCAGCATCTACATACACATATGAAGATATTTTTAATCTATATCATGCTTCTTTCTTTGGCTTTACAGAAGAACAAGCACAATTGCTAGAGCCAGTTTATCATCATGATAGCTTAATTGCTAGAGAACATGAGCACGAATTTAAAAATGAGATGTTTAACAATCCATTTAACCCTATTGCGTTCAAAGATAAAGAGCATATTGCCGTTATCCAAAATGCAATGGCAAAAGCAAAACTGGATTTAGCGTCATTGCACCCGATAAGAAATATGGACGCGTTTAACGCATTGCATCTAACCGTTGCAAGAGCAAGCTTTACTGCAAATAAAATTGCAAATTTACCACATAAAAAGGTGAAAACGATTGAAGAGGGTATTCCTTATTCAAAAGCTGCTTTAGATTTAGCCGCAGAATTATTGCAAGTAAAGGAACTGCATCGTAAGCTTTGGTTTGCAAACAACCGTAATTCTGAATGGGAGCTTTGTGCGGCTCGTTATGATGATTTATATGACCAGTTAAATATGTTTGCAAGAAATGTTCGTTTAAGAAAAATGTTTAATATGCATATTTAA
- a CDS encoding bis(5'-nucleosyl)-tetraphosphatase, with protein MQYEKSCGAIVYRKHHGNIELLLIKNANGGHWSFPKGHVEGKETEIETAVREIKEETSIDVVLDESFREVITYAPKKDITKDVIYFLAKATSYDYTPQKEEISKIKWVEINNAHTLLSYDNDRQLVLKAKNIIKDIY; from the coding sequence ATGCAATATGAAAAGTCCTGTGGCGCGATTGTATATCGCAAGCACCACGGAAACATTGAGCTTTTACTGATCAAAAATGCCAATGGCGGACATTGGTCTTTTCCAAAAGGTCATGTAGAAGGAAAAGAAACTGAGATTGAAACTGCAGTTCGAGAAATCAAAGAAGAAACAAGCATTGATGTTGTATTAGATGAATCCTTTCGAGAAGTTATTACTTACGCACCAAAGAAAGATATTACAAAAGATGTTATTTACTTTTTAGCAAAGGCAACATCATATGACTACACCCCACAAAAAGAAGAAATTTCAAAAATAAAATGGGTTGAAATTAACAATGCACATACATTATTAAGCTATGACAACGATCGCCAGCTTGTTTTAAAAGCCAAAAATATTATCAAAGATATATATTAA
- a CDS encoding PHP domain-containing protein gives MAKSYLLPKASKQFKSNLHAHTIHSDGALTPQQMKALYQEHGYHIIAYTDHNVLNYFKELDEENFLALCGYEVDAYTQNSYGGFEKTCHLNLIARNPQTAKFIEKPAIYSVDSINDTIEKLYQANYIIHYNHPGWSAEEPADYLNLNHISAMEIYNHGCEVETNDGDARNHYDIILKHGLHWNCISTDDNHNHNTLPNNTLRTETDSCGGYTMICAPTLTYDSVIQALDDGNYYCCMGEGAPEIYHYYIEDSKLVIDCSPVKGVFVKSNSIGARFHRTSTTDSITHAEFDLTTLRGDEPYLRIELADSKRRMTFTNPYYL, from the coding sequence ATGGCAAAATCTTATTTATTGCCAAAAGCAAGCAAACAGTTTAAATCCAATCTACACGCACACACCATTCACTCAGACGGAGCATTGACACCACAGCAAATGAAGGCTTTGTATCAAGAACATGGATATCATATTATTGCCTACACTGACCATAATGTTTTGAATTACTTTAAAGAACTGGATGAAGAAAACTTTTTAGCTCTTTGTGGATATGAGGTTGACGCCTACACTCAAAACTCATATGGTGGATTTGAAAAAACTTGCCACTTAAACTTGATTGCACGCAACCCGCAAACTGCTAAATTCATTGAAAAACCCGCAATATACTCTGTAGATAGTATTAACGATACGATAGAAAAGCTATACCAAGCAAACTACATTATTCATTACAATCATCCAGGATGGTCAGCTGAAGAACCAGCAGACTATTTAAATCTAAATCATATCTCTGCTATGGAAATTTACAACCACGGTTGTGAAGTGGAAACCAACGATGGTGATGCAAGAAACCACTATGACATTATACTGAAACACGGGTTGCATTGGAATTGTATTTCTACAGATGATAATCATAACCACAATACTTTACCAAATAATACATTAAGAACCGAAACCGATTCTTGTGGCGGTTACACAATGATTTGTGCTCCAACGCTTACATATGACTCCGTTATTCAAGCCCTAGACGATGGTAATTACTATTGCTGCATGGGTGAAGGTGCTCCTGAAATATATCACTATTATATAGAAGATTCAAAGCTTGTTATCGATTGTTCTCCGGTAAAAGGAGTTTTTGTAAAAAGCAACTCAATTGGCGCTCGTTTTCACAGAACTTCAACAACCGATTCTATTACTCATGCTGAATTTGATTTAACTACACTGCGTGGTGATGAGCCATACCTTCGTATTGAGCTAGCAGATAGTAAACGTCGTATGACTTTTACCAATCCTTATTATTTATAA